In Deferribacterota bacterium, a single window of DNA contains:
- a CDS encoding dephospho-CoA kinase — protein sequence IVNNILSKNKSPIIIVHAALFIETQSFKRYDSLIVVYSKNNICYKRLLKRDNIDEGLASSIIASQLSIDKKLKYANFIINNNKGYDNLKVEVERIYNILEMYEKTKNILLKNKLIDRNCYKST from the coding sequence ATTGTTAATAACATCTTATCAAAAAATAAATCACCTATAATCATTGTGCATGCAGCCCTTTTTATTGAGACCCAATCATTTAAACGATATGACAGCCTTATAGTTGTATACTCAAAAAACAATATATGCTATAAAAGGCTATTAAAAAGGGATAATATAGATGAGGGCCTTGCTTCTTCTATTATTGCCTCACAGCTCTCCATTGACAAAAAACTAAAATATGCTAATTTTATCATTAACAATAATAAGGGTTATGATAACCTTAAGGTTGAGGTTGAGAGGATCTATAATATATTGGAAATGTATGAAAAAACAAAAAATATTTTGTTAAAGAATAAATTAATAGATAGGAATTGTTATAAATCAACTTAG